In Flavobacterium luteolum, the DNA window TGTTTTCTCAAATCTAGGTGTAAGCAAAGAAATTACAAATGCACTTCCTGTTGCGATGCTTCGTCCGTTTAGTTCTGCAGGTTCTAGAGGCTTCTTAATTGATTCTATGAATACATTTGGAGCCGATTCTTTAACCGCTAGATTGAGCAGTATTTTCCAATGCAGTGCCGAAAGCACATTTTATGTTATTGCCGTTTATTTTGGTTCTGTAAACATTAAAAACACTCGTTACGCGCTAGGCACAATGCTTTTGGTCGATTTGGTCTGCGTTATTACAGCTATTTTTGTGGCAACTTGGTTTTTCTAAAAGAAGCTAAAAACAATTAAATTAGTTACTTCTTATTTTTCGTAAATCTCTTTAAAACAACAAATAAAGCTTGTTGTTTTAAAGTTTTTATATAAGTTACCTGTATGAATTAGGCGCATTATCCTACATTATTTTTTCATTTTTTATAAAAAACCTCTTATAATTTTATACTTTAGCCTTCTAACATAAATAAAACAATTAAATATTCCCCCAAATATGTTTAAATGGTTTTTAAGTAAAAAAAAGGACTCTAAGAGTCCCGAAAAAATCGAATGCGCCAAAGAGCCAAAACCTACAGAAATACCTGTCGCGCAAAATAAATTCGATACGAACAAAATAGACTGGCTCATTAATGACTCGCTTCTTGCCTTAATGCCTCGCGAATTATTTATGCACTATTCTGATTCCACTACAATAAAAGATCCTCAGGATCCTTCTTGGCAAAATCAAGGATTATACTTTTGGAGAGAGAAAGAAGCATTTGAAAACAAATCTCTTCCAGAGTTTTTTGAAACTATGGAACAGAAATTGTTTATTATCAATGAAGTGCCAGATTATATTTCGTTAGTTTCAGGAAAAGCTATGCCGTGGTTTGGAATGCCTGGAGGTGGCGAAAAATTCTTTTTCAGATATGATGAGACCACTCCTGTCACTTTAGAAGAAGCCTACAAACTTAATATAATAAATTATGTTGAAATAGTGGAATTGAATAACGACAATCTTAGCGTTTTAAATGATCGCGATAATTATTGCTTTTTGATTGATCCATATGAAGTAAAATACGAAGACCAGCTTTTTTATCTTAACGGAGAAAAAATCTCATTAGCAGAACTTTATCAAAAAAAGAAACTTTTAGTTCTATCTGTTGAATAAAATCATATTTGAATTATAATTATGAAAATCCACACTCTTTTTTTCCTGCTTGTTTTAATAGGATGCCAAAAAACAAAACCAACAGATACCACATCAGTTGCAGAAATCATTGAGCCTCAAGAAACTTTAGAGGTGACAAACGATGAAAAAATCATCAAAACCGACACTGTGTCTATTTACACTGACGGAACAGAATCTTCTACAGATTATGTTTTAGCGCATTTAGTAGATCAGCAGGCAGATAAGGACAGTATTGTTACTGTAAAATATCGATTGGATTTTTATCAGAATAAAAATAAAACTGCATCTTCAAAAATCGCGATCAAAGGTTTTCAGAAAGGATCAGAATGGATGGCTTCGTACGGATTGACATCTGAAAGTTCAAAAAATTCTCCATTTATACAAATCTCACTCGGATATCCTGCATGCGGTTATTCTCATGACCACTATTTATATTACCTAAAAAACAAGGCATTACAATTAGTGCACCAATGGAGCACAATGACTGATAGCGGCTGGGGAAGCTGGGTAGAAATTGAAAATCCTTCCACCAATTCTGACCCAAAATCCTTTTATTGCAAGACTGTTGCGTTTGTACCTGCTGACGAAGATGAGAACGTAGACATGGGAATCCTTTCACACTCAGACTCAATATCTTTTGAACTAAAGGACAGCAAGTGGAAAAAAGTTTTACTTTCTGCTAAAGACAAACCTTACTTTGAAAAAAAGATGACGTTTGATCAATTCAATAGCGTCGAATAAAATCATGAAACTGTCAAATGAGTCCTTATTCAAATTCTTTCTTAGGTAAATAATTTCTAAATTTGTAAAAAAACAAAACTAATGATTGATTTTATATACCAAGATCCTTATCCGATCTTAAAGGACGATACGCAGTACCGCAAAATCACTTCTGATTTTGTGAAAGTTGAAAAATTTGGAGAACGCGAAGTTTTAACCGTTGACCCAAAAGGTTTGGAGTTATTGGCTGAAGAAGCTTTGACCGATGTTTCGTTTATGTTGAGAACTTCTCATTTGCAAAAATTGAGAAAAATTCTAGACGATCCAGAAGCAACGGACAATGACCGATTTGTAGCTTACAATTTACTTCAAAACGCATCTGTAGCTGCCGAAGGTCAGTTACCAAGCTGCCAGGATACTGGAACAGCGATCGTAATGGCAAAAAAAGGTGAAAGTATTTTTACAGGTGTTGATGATGCAGAATGGTTAAGCCGCGGTATTTTCAATACTTACCAAAAAAGAAATTTACGTTATTCTCAGATTGTTCCGATTTCGATGTTTGAAGAAAAGAATTCTGGTTCAAATCTTCCGGCACAAATTGATATTTATGCTAAAAAAGGAACTTCTTACGACTTTTTGTTTATGGCAAAAGGCGGAGGATCTGCAAACAAAACTTATTTATACCAGCAGACAAAATCTTTATTGAATGAAAAATCGATGGACGAATTCATTCGTACAAAGATCAAAGATTTAGGAACTTCTGCTTGTCCTCCGTACCATTTAGCTTTGGTAATTGGCGGAACATCTGCCGAAGCTAACTTAAGTGCTGTTAAAAAAGCTTCTGCTGGATATTACGACAATCTTCCAACTTCAGGAAACATGGCTGGTCAAGCTTTCCGTGATCTTGAATGGGAAGAAAGAGTTCAGAAAATCTGTCAGGAAAGTGCAATCGGTGCTCAATTTGGAGGAAAATATTTCACTCATGACGTACGTGTTATTCGTTTGCCACGACACGCGGCTTCTTGCCCAGTTGGATTAGGCGTTTCTTGTTCTGCCGACAGAAACATTAAAGGAAAAATCACTAAAGACGGAATCTTTGTTGAGCAATTGGAAACAAATCCGAAACAGTTTTTACCAGAAACAGCTCCACACTTGGAAGCTCCTGTAGAAATTGATTTAGATCAGCCAATGGCAGATATTTTGGCTAAATTGTCTCAATATCCTGTTAAAACTCGTTTAAAACTAAACGGAACCGTAATTGTTGCTAGAGATATCGCTCACGCAAAAATCAAAGAATTGTTAGACGCTGGAAAACCAATGCCTGACTATTTCAAAAATCACCCAGTGTATTATGCTGGCCCAGCAAAAACTCCAGACGGAATGGCTTCTGGAAGTTTCGGACCAACAACCGCAGGACGTATGGACGTTTATGTGGATGAATTCCAGAAAAATGGCGGAAGTATGATTATGCTTGCAAAAGGAAACCGTACTAAACAAGTTACTGATGCTTGCAACAAATACGGCGGATTCTATTTAGGTTCAATCGGAGGCCCTGCTGCTATTCTAGCTCAAGACAACATTTTAAAAGTTGAAGTTGTTGATTTTGAAGAATTAGGAATGGAAGCTGTTCGTAAAATTACAGTTAAAGATTTCCCTGCGTTCATTATTACCGACGATAAAGGAAATGATTTCTTTGCAAACTTGTAATTTTTCTTAACCGCAAAGAGCGCAAGGATTTACGCAAAGTTCGCAAAGAATTATATAAAAACAAAAACCGCCTTTTTTGGCGGTTTTTGTTTTTAATCTATAGCGTGCCTTGCGTAAATCCTTGCGCTCTTTGCGGTTTAAATTCATCACGCACTTAAATCCTGTTTTTCAAAAGCTATAAAATGAGATATTTCGCCTTTCAAGTTATAAACTGGCGAAGCATCTATTTTACATTTATAAGTCTGTCCGTTTTTTCTATAATTTTCGAGTGTTTTTGCAAACGGAATCTGCTTTTTTACCGCTTCTCTAATATCTTTTAAGTCTTTTTGCGAGGTTGCTGGCCCTTGAAACATTTTTGGAGTTTTCCCTAAGATTTCTTCTTCTTTGTAACCTGTCATTCTTTTTATTCCGCTTGACGCGAAAACTATTCTTAGATCCAAATCTGTTACTAAAACTACTTCATTTTTGATTCTTTCCTGGATATTCAGCTTTTTTTCATCCCAGATAAATTCATCTGAAATTTTGCTCATTCTTTTCAAATCAGCGCTTAGCCCTTTTAACTCATTTAGATACTCGTAATGAAAATCCCAAGATAGGATT includes these proteins:
- a CDS encoding PAS domain-containing protein; this encodes MKNKNSDDSLQRNSVPILSWDFHYEYLNELKGLSADLKRMSKISDEFIWDEKKLNIQERIKNEVVLVTDLDLRIVFASSGIKRMTGYKEEEILGKTPKMFQGPATSQKDLKDIREAVKKQIPFAKTLENYRKNGQTYKCKIDASPVYNLKGEISHFIAFEKQDLSA
- a CDS encoding fumarate hydratase; this translates as MIDFIYQDPYPILKDDTQYRKITSDFVKVEKFGEREVLTVDPKGLELLAEEALTDVSFMLRTSHLQKLRKILDDPEATDNDRFVAYNLLQNASVAAEGQLPSCQDTGTAIVMAKKGESIFTGVDDAEWLSRGIFNTYQKRNLRYSQIVPISMFEEKNSGSNLPAQIDIYAKKGTSYDFLFMAKGGGSANKTYLYQQTKSLLNEKSMDEFIRTKIKDLGTSACPPYHLALVIGGTSAEANLSAVKKASAGYYDNLPTSGNMAGQAFRDLEWEERVQKICQESAIGAQFGGKYFTHDVRVIRLPRHAASCPVGLGVSCSADRNIKGKITKDGIFVEQLETNPKQFLPETAPHLEAPVEIDLDQPMADILAKLSQYPVKTRLKLNGTVIVARDIAHAKIKELLDAGKPMPDYFKNHPVYYAGPAKTPDGMASGSFGPTTAGRMDVYVDEFQKNGGSMIMLAKGNRTKQVTDACNKYGGFYLGSIGGPAAILAQDNILKVEVVDFEELGMEAVRKITVKDFPAFIITDDKGNDFFANL